The stretch of DNA CAAAATTTGGCGGTTGCTCTTATTAATATCAGCCAATATATGCCAAAGAGCTCGCCTCAACCGAGAAACAGGCACTTTAATGACAGCCATGAAATTGATATCCCAAAATGTGACAAAGAAGTCATTGCAGCATAACCTTTGAATAAGCTTTGACGTTTATCCATTGTATTGTTAAAAACTATCCATTGTTAACAACGGTTGCACTCGTCAGTCACAAATCAGAGCATTCCATGGTATTTAACTCCACCCCATGCCGTCAATTTTCCGTTGATTTAAACTTTTTCAGGTCTTCAAGCGAAATCCAGGAGATATTTTAAACGAGGCTGATAAGTATTTTAAAAGTATCTTAAGTTTTATTAAAGTGCTGGTTATGATAGCTGTATTGGATTCCTGTCAGACACTTTATTATATAAGGAAGACAAAAGGATTTGTACAAATTCAATTATCTCTGCGATCTGATGCGGTTTACCCACTGTGGTCGCGACAGTGGGCTTTCCTCCCGTACAAgccctctgattggtcgagcCGTGCAATCTTGATGTCCTTCCAAACCTTTCAAACGTCGCATGGTAACCGACTTTAAATGGAATTAACATCCGGTCTAAACAATTTCCCTAAATGATCTGACCGTTACAAAATGGCTTTCAACTGTTAACAGGTCTAACGGAACCGAGAAGACACCTGTGCGGGTCAAGGTGTAATACTGGGGATCTCCCCTAGCGGGACTTTGCGGGATTACGCGAGAGCATCATGTTATATCGGGCGGTTTGGATAGACGCCAAAATGAAATTTTAGGTATATTCTGGTTAGTACTCTCTTGCAAAGGTGGCGAGTGGACTTGATTGCGTGAACAGCAGATGTTGTAAAGTTTACGTTTGCCTTGGTCTTGCGTCTAAATACCAGGTTTATTAATACGGGAAAAGGTGAGTGTAATAACTGAAAGCTGCGCCTTTTCTCGCGTGAACTCACGGATTAATTTGCGTTTATGAGAACAAGATAATTGTTTCCTTTGTAATAACACCGCTATCGGTAGTCTTTGCACTATGATTCTAGTTCACCGATAAACTTAGTATTTCGCTTGTCTTGTGAGGATGAACCACACATTTCCCATTTTTctattctttattcttttctgCTTCTAGAAAATACCCATTTTAGTAGAGTCAATTTTTTGCTTCGAACGAGTGATTTCAAGGAATCATaataaggaaaaataaaaaaattatttctatTAGTTTGATACTTTTGTATCATTGGTTCTCAGTTCAAATTTCACAGATGCATATGGCATTTTATATGTGAATTCGATGTTCAATATTTACCTTAAAGTTGTGTAGCTATTCAATCATCAAATATGTCTTCGATACAAAGATAACAGAGCTAGCAACGGTACTTGATAGTTAATTTAGATCTGGCCATAGAGCTTTTGTGAACAATTCAACTAAATTGATAGACTAATGTTAATTTTGTGATAGAATCCCCTAGATTCTTTTAACCTTGGATAGTTAAGGCTTTGCAAACGCTTCGATTTTACACAGCTATATGCAGTGTTTAAaattcaaaagtaaaaaattgactactgttttatttattttttaatcccATTTTGAGAAAATTTGCCGTAGGCCAACACTCAAAACGTTTTATTTGTTAGTATTTTAAATTGAACGCAATTAACTAAATGTATGCTATCCGTATTAAAGTTCAGCTGGGGTACGCTTATTAAGTAAGCGGAGCTTAGTAGGCAGTGCACGAATCAATTTAcagttatttaaaaaaagcagaattaaaaaacgaagaaaaaaataattgtacCCGCGGTATTTTTTCAACAAGACGCTAACATTGCCATGTGTAATAACCACAAGATGGCATATTACAAATTACAAAAGTTAACcttgttttttattagaacTTTAGAATTCTGTAcgaaaaaataacaagctCTCTCCATCAAGTTTCCTGTGAAGTTATCATGTTCTGTTTATGATAATATTATTACTTTCCGTGCTTTTTCTAGTATCTTTTTGGTAATTTCCCAGCGGGCCTTTCTCAGTGACCACCTGTAAATCTTGCCACAGATGCCATTTGTTGTCGTTCGTGGCAGACgtaccacagggtgaccacaTTCTATGGTCAATGATAATCTTCCCGCCAAAAAATGCTTGAGCGCGtgctttttttgtcttttcatATAACAGAGTAAAAATCTACCTCTCATTTGCTCATTTGCTTCGAAGATATTTTGGCAGAAGTTTTTCTGGTATCTACAAAGTACGTTCGATCAAAATGTATATGCAaggttttgattttttaaattctGCTTTGAGATTTGAAGCATTTGAAAAGGAGAAGAGAAAGTTTttgcaaaatattttatttcgacttctttttccttgtttttagAATATCATTTCCGCAtttaacaaaagaaaacaattaacGCAGctataacaataaaaatttcTTATAGTCTTCTTCTGTTCCGTTTTAtgcttttgttgtttgtattttttttaattcaaacaAATATTATTGCACGTCTTGTTCTATTTTAATCTTCCACGCGTCTCTGTGTCACATGAAGCACAAATTATACATTTCGCGAGATCTTCGTTAATTATTTAACATTTTGGCTTTTTACTGATACTTCTCTCGGCGGAGCTGGagcccaaaataaatcaaagCTCGAAATGTCTGGAGATCTAATATCACAATTACTTATCTTCCATATATATAAATTAAATAATTCAGAGTAAAATAGAGCtcaaataaatatatagaGCCCAAGTTTTAAGAGCAAATGGAAGGTTTTGGTGTTAAAACTTAGAGTACCGGTTCTCGTTCTCTGAATGAGATGTCGTACGATGGTCCTTGTGGCCATGAAAATTTAATCAGCCGCTCTAGAGAAACCCGTCGCCTGTTAAGTAATCATGCAGACGTAATCCCCTCATATCTGGCTTGTATACCATATCTggcttttatattttatattaatcACTCACATTGCCGTGAGCGCTTTGATTTTGAAATTTGTGCCGTGAAGGAATCTCCTCTATGTTACTCTGCATTACGCTGTGatcttttattgttttcacacACAGGTTTCAGTTATCTTGTTATAGATATTTCTAAGGAATTCCGTATCAAAGGATGGCAGCAAATTGTAATCTAAGGAATTGAAATTACGTATTTCTTTTCTGAACCTTTTTACGCTGGCATATAGTGCTCTCAAATTAACCTTCTTGTTTCTTTATGAAACCTCAAGATTAGAACTTTCACCTCAACGTGAGGGAATCCTAATTGAATATCTTGACAAAACAAAGTATTGTTGTAGAATGGCTTTGCCTACCCAAGACGTTTTTACGGCGACCTGATTGGTCCTTGTTTTGTGTCGTATTTTGACTGACTGTGAGTGTTAAATAGAAGATGAGTTAAGTCAAAGCACCCGTGAAAATGTTGCTTAGAAATGTACCGATAATCCACTCAAATACACTTCTACTTTTCTACAAGTCTCGCCTGAAAGAGGAAATGGAGCAGCTTTAAAttttttgacaaaaacaaagttgATTCTAAGGAACAAAATCTCTGaataatgttatttttatcaCTGTGAGCGTTCTGTTACTCCTGGCTTCTTCAAAAAGTGTAATATTCATGTTTAGTAGTTGTTGTGCTTTTAAAATGGAGTCTTGTCGTCTTCGAGTCATAAGGTAAACGAGACATTGTGTTAAAGTAATTAGTTCAATGTCAAACGATTATCGTCTAGTTTGTATTTGTTGATCTATTGCGACAATTAAGTCATTAAGAGCGCTCGGAATTGTTTCACTGTATTGTGTGTACTGTTTCACTATATTTCGTGTACTGTTTCACTAAATTCCGTGTACTGATTTGTTACGTTACGTGCACGGTTTTGTTGTGTTATAAAATACGCATTGCGTACAGTAAATCTATCATTAGCTGGGATTAACAAAATACAATTTTATTTGCAATAAACTAGACAGCAGTCCTTTTACTGTCGAAATACGATCATGGAAGTTTATTTATAATCGTACTTGAAAGTTGTTTTACTATACTAACCTCTGTTCACCCGACCggaccgttttttttttttttcttgctgttCTATCGTAGATTTTGGTGTTATATTATTCCTGAATAGCACTAGGATCTCTCTCCCCAGGGTTATTTGACTTCTTTGTAGTTCTATCGTAGAGTACGGTGTTGCTCAATATTTTCCACAACGCTAAAAGAAGGAATTGTAACATCTTACATGATGACTTGTACTGGACGCTTTTAATAGTACTGGTTGCCTCCTAAGGCAGGCCGTAGAATCCAGGAAAGAATGAATGCCGATGatagggaggggggaggggcatcCAGCTTTAAGATAGTATATGCTTCATGGATGAATGCCATATACggttaaaggaaagtaaagaGTGGTCTAACCATTTAATTTTGGATTTCTATCGAGCTTATGGAAATCGCGCGCTATTAAAATTGCAACTTTATCATTTATAAAGTTGGAGGTTTCAGAGAAGGGACTGAGGCTAACACCCATTCATTCGTGATATTTTTTGTACTTTAGGAGGAAGCTGGCAAGAATGCTGCGTCCATCAGAATTGATCAACTCCATTTTCGTTCTCTGCTCCCTTTTGCTTCTAACGGAGTGCTCGCTTATCAGTAAGTATGccttcatcccccccccccccccctacacacacacacacacacacgccaCGCCACCGCTCCATTCAGTATTTTACAGATTTTTCATTGGAAAAGTCTCGATTTATTATCGGAAAGGTATCGATTAGTATTCCGCGCACGCCCTCTCCCCTGGGCAAACGTGTACTGCTGCTATGTTCATTTAAATAGCACTTGTCAgctacacctttgttattgttttcattgaataTATGAAGGCACATTATTTGATGAAATCTCTAAATAactatctaaaaacaaagtgttatactttatttaccaaattcaatcgaaaatatcgcattggcttccTCAAATccgccgatggaaatggatgcttttttacACTTAGTACTTTGcttggatgacaaaatggcggctgacagaggcTGTCAATGTTTTCAGTATAGATGCATCTGTAGCGACACACCGGCAAGTAATCTTATTGGTTGCTTTTTAGTTGCTTGGAATACGCAAAATGAACTTAAAATTGATTAAAACATACGGACAATTCTTCTTTTCTCACAAAGAGGGTTTCGGGGGGCTAGGAAAGGCTAAATAATTTATTCAGCTTTACCTAACTAATTAAGCCTTTATTTCAGCCTTTATTCCCGAGACCATCTTTTTCGCTTAAATTTTTAAAGGCGCTTTTATCTTAATCTAATTAATCTAATGTGCTTTACCCCTAcccaaattcctttttttaccCTTATCTACTCTGCTTTAGAACCCCTTAACTAATTCTACAAAGAACCATTATTTCTTTCGCTTACGTTTTTGAAGGCGCCTTATTCTTCGTTTTGTTATCGGTCTAACCTAGGTAATTATGCTTTAGGAGTACTAAGTAATTAGCCTATTGGGGTTGGCCTTGGATCCAGCTAAAGTTGGCCTAAGGGAATAATTGAAGGCCACTGTCAATCCTTACCGCATTGTGAAGTGCGTTATTGTTTCGTTATTACACTAATAGCGCCCTGCTAGGGCGGTACTTGTGCCTGGTTATGTCCTAATCACCGACTAATGGTCACACAAAAATATGTTAAAGTTTAGTTTATATATTTAGCGTGGTAACGACAAACCGAGTATAACAAATGGAATCGAAATAGCTGGTAGAATGGTACACACTTTTGGCACAAACAGCAGACTTGAATAGATACGTACCAGCAAAGTGCAACAGATTATAAGAATTCTTTAGTGATCAAGGTTATAAGATAATGTCGGATATTGATGGGGAGCAGCTTGTATTTAGTCAGACGTGAGGGTGGGCGGGGCATATGTTAATTACATGAATAGTGTGATAAAAGACTGTGAAATTGTCTTGTTTAGAGATTTTTTTATGAcgcccccccaaaaaaaatatatatatatatttaaatgaaatttaaattttattataatatCAGCTCCAGGCGTCCTGTTCATATTAATTAAAACACCGCTGTGCCTCCTATTGCCGAAGTAAACTTCAAATGCTTTATTAGAACCAACAGATTGCCTGAATTTTGGTTATGTCAAACGAGCAAAGTCGAAGGATAAGCAGATTCCCTTTCCTGGAAATGATCTCCGAAGCATCTTTTTCTATATAATCCAATCGCCATTTCTAAGAAACTTCTGTATGTTTCAGATGACCCTAAGTCGACGATCATCTGCCAGCCCGGCCCAGTCTCCTACAACATGTCGCTGGCCAATGGCATTAACGCGGGTGTGTTTACTCCAATCCACACTACGACCAGCATGCCTCAGTGCATCCGGGAATCCTGCAACCGAAGGGCGGGTCACGTGGCTTTTCTGATCGAGAACAGCTGCTTTATGGTCAGTTGTTTCGAAAAGAAGTATTGTGAACCGGTCGCCAACGACGGGCCTAATCTGCTGAAGGTGCAGTTAGCGCATTATACCTACTTTGGTAAGTGATgcagatgatggtgatgatggtagcgatgatgatgatggcgatgacgaCGAcagttatgatgatggtgatgataatgataatggtgttaataatgatgatgatgatgatgatgatgatggtgttgataatgataatgatgattttgttgataatgatgatgatggtggtggtgataatgatgatgattatggtggtgataatgataatgatgatggtgttgataatgatgatgatggttatggtgatgattatggtggtgataatgataatggtgttgataatgatgatgatgatggtggtgataatgatgatggttatggtgatgatgatggttgttgTGGTAGTGGTATGATGACGGcaataatggtggtgatggtgttgattattttggtgatggtaatgatgatgctTATGGTGGTGATATTGACGGTGATGGTAattgttatgatgatgaattaTTTCTTTCTCCACAACGTGTCTCTCACTCCATCCCCAGAGGCAGCGCCAAACTACACTAAGTTCCCGCACACCATTTACGTTAAGGAGAATAACGATATTGGTCAGTTCATTATCAACCTTCACGCAAAGACGCAAAGTAGGGAGGCAGGGCTGAACGCCCCCGTGACATTCTCCATAGCGGAAGGTAACGTTTGACGACAAATGTGTTGTAAATTGGTCGATAGAAGATCTAGCCTTAGGTGAAAGGAACCGTCATTGGGCGTTGGTTCAAATCACTAAGGAACAGCCCCAGGCATTTTGGATTTCGATTCGTGTGTTGCTCTGTCTCCGTAGAGAGAAGCTCAGTAGATAAAAGCAGGAATGTCTGAGTCGAATACCCTATCTAGTACCTTGACTtgtttatttgcttatttgctTACATGTTTGTTAACTTATAACTTATTAATTGTTAACGTGTTTGTTTACCTACTTATTTACCCGTGTACTTGTTTGTTAACTCATTTGTTTACATATTTACTAACTTGTTTGGTTACTTGTTAATAGGTAACGAGGAAAGTATCTTCAAACTTATCAACTACCCTCGTAATAACAGCGCCTCGCTGATCCTTCAGCGTGAACTCGACCGTGAGGTCGCATCGGGGTATAACCTTACTATCAAAGCTCTCAACATCCACGAGAACAAATTCCGACTCGCGCATATACGGATAGTCGTTATCGACGAGAACGATAATGCGCCTACTTTCCCACCGAGTGGATATCACACGACGATATTCACCAACGTTACGGAAGGGCAGGAGATATTCAGAGTTAATGCGATTGACGTAGACACAGGAGATAATGCAAACATCAGGTATCATCTGCTGAACCATCAGCAGTTGTTCAGTATAATGCCCAAGACTGGTGTCCTAGTGAAGACTAAGGAACGCTTCGCTATTGATAGGACTAGGAACTTTACGGTGATCGTCGTTGCGATTAACGGCGAGTTCAAGAACGTTGGCACTGTCACGATTACCGTGCACCCTGTGAACGAGAGGAGACCGACTTTTCTGAAGCGGAATTACGAGGTGAAGGTATCGGAGGCCGTGCAAGTAGGTACATCGGTAGCGAAGGTTTTCGCCGCAGACCCGGATTACGGAAATTTAGGGAAGTTAAGGTACTCGATTCTCACCGAGAGCTGTCCTTTCTTTGGTATCGATGACGATGGAGTGATCAGGAATGTGCAGCCATTGACGCGGCATGGGGGTGAGAATTGCACGTTAGAGATCACAGCTCAAGATAGCGGGATACCACCCCTCGAAACACCACGCCCTGCTACGGTTAGCATCGTTATAGAGCCTGTCGAGAATCTCAAGTTCGATGTACCGGTGTACGAGATTTCCATCCCAGAGAATATCATCCTGGGCTCTGAGATTCTTACTGTAAGAGCCGTTGCAGGCTCGGGGAATCGGAGAAACCCTCGGAAGATTGTTTACTCTATTGAGAATATCGACGGTGCGTTGAGCTTTAAGATTGGTAAACACACAGGCAGAATTACGACAAGGACTCACATCGACTATGAGAAGACCAAGGAGTATAGGTAAGACGGGTGTgagaaaaggggggggggggtggtggacGGGCGTGGCagggaagggagaggggtgAGGATGTAGCGGTGGGCACGTTGTGACAGGATTAATAGGAGGACGCATATCGACAGTGTGAAAGGGGAAGTTTGACGAGGGAGGGGGAAAGGGGGGTCGGGGTGAAGTGGTGGGCACGATGGGACATGATGGGATATGATGGGCACGATGGGACATGATAATGACAAGGACGCACATTTAAGGCGTACATGTTACATCGTCGAATTACAGGTAGAATCGTTCCGTAGTCTTTTCTTTCACCAGTACTTCTTCGATTTCGCCTTTTATCGCACCATATTATCAGTAACAGcatatgtttttgtattgtataCCGAATTGCatcatatttattattaagtgCTGTTACATGCGTTTTCTCTATTACATTCACAGACTTAATCTCGTGGCCAGAAACAGGAAGGAGATAGGTAAGGCAGACGGATGTTTGTGTCAAACAGGTTACAGTTCGTTTCAGACACGATATTGTCACAGTACGGTCACAGGATATGATAGAATGGCTATCTATGGATTGATTTGAAGTCACACAACGCGGTCACCAAATACTCACACAACACAGATGTTCACACAATACGGAATGGTCACACAATTAATGGTCACGCAATACGGAATGCTCACACAATACGGAATTGTCACACAATCAAATGATCACACGATATAATAAttgaataggggacttgcgctaagataTCATGcgacctttctgggtggcaaattcaaaacaaaataatcgaacaaaaaaaaaaaaaagaaatgactgCGCTCGCCTTACCAGAGaacgatgaaaaaaaaactttaattaAAACTTAAGCCTTAAAAAAAGCATTCTGGCTTTTTTCGTAAGCACTGaaaaagttgctttttgttgctgttatttggCCTGAGCGCGCGCCAGTTttccacccaaacagtcatgtgatctcttagcgcaagtcccgtATTGTCACATCGCACATAGTCCAGACCTCCTAGACGTGGACtgtctttgcgctcgacattctgacTTTCCCGTCGAGCGCACAGAGAATCCAGGCCTTGACTACATGGCAGAATACGTAGGACTGCGTTAGTCCAACGTTGTTTCTCTTATACTTTAATCTAAGCCAAAGCCTTCGATCACTGGCGAATCTTATTAAAAGCCCTTTTTCTCAAGTTATCCTTTGTTTCTCCAGACAAAGCGCTCGTTATCATCAGAGTCGACGACCTGAATGACAACAAGCCGCGCTTTGTTCTCCCCGTCTACAACAAGGTCATCAGCGAGAACACAACAGTCGACGCGACCATCCTACGAGTCACTGCCAACGACGCGGACTCAGGCGAAAACGCGCGGCTTAACTACGCCATCGAGACCGGAAACACGAACGATACGTTCGCCTTGGATACCAGCACGGGGGAGCTCAGGCTTCATAAGTCTTTACGAGGAAAACACTACTACTTCTATAACCTGACTTTGACCGCGAAGGACCAGGGCGAGCCGGCCATGACCTCTGACCCCGTTCACGTGTTCATCAAGGTGCAACGTCATGATTCGGGGCCGACAAAGCGGCCGACATTCCCAGTACCCATCTACCTGGCCACCGTCAATGAGAGCACGCCGCTGTACACGGAGATATTGCGCGTGCGGGCGCGGAATGAGAGGAAGTACGAGGGAAGCATTAGTTATTTTCTGAGTCATATTTCCGGTGGCGATAAAGAGGGCGATGTTGACCTGCACTTTGGAGTGAATTCCCAGACGGGCGCCATCAGACTAAACAAGAAGCTGGATTATGAGAAGACCAAGAGATACGTGTTCCTTGTGGGGGCTATTGGTAGGTTGCGAATCCCTCTGTAATGCGGGCACAGTCACCTCGTTTAGACTATGTCTAAGTATTAGAAACCTCTTTATAACGGTTACTGGGTAGGTTGCGAATCCCTTTGTAATGCGGGCACATTCACCTCGTGCAGACTATATCTAAGTATAAGAAACATCTTTATAAGGGGTACTGGGTAGGTTGCGAATCCCTCTTTAATGCAAGAAAGTCAACTCGTGTAGATTATGTCTAAGTATTCGGAACCTCTGTATAACGGGTACTGGTACTGTCGTGGGGACTATTTCTAGTATCAGCAGGAGCCACTGTTTATTTGGCACGGTTACAGCTCGTTGGGACTATTTCTTAGTATCGTAGCCCACAATATATCGGGCACGGTAACCCGACGTGCGCATTTTTTCGCCTGTGGACACTTGACTTGAGTGTCCAAACGTGCGCATTCTTCGCCTGTGTGCACGGCACACGTGCAATCCTAGTCCAAACGTGCGCATTCTTCGCCTGTGTTCACGGCACACGTGCAATCCTAGCTTACACTATTATTTCTGTGTCCAAACGTGCGCATTCTTCGCCTGTGGGCACGGCACTCGTATAAACCTAGCTTAcactttattatttctttgtcCAGACTTGCGCACTTCTTCGCCTGTGGACACGGCACTCGTATAAACCTTGCTTACACTTAATTATTTCTGTGTCCAGATGTGCGCACTGCCTCGCCTGTGGATACGGTTCTGGTGCGGATCCTTGTTCAGGACGTGAATGACAACAGACCTGAGTTCTATCAGTACAGGTACTCACGAGTCTTCTTGAAAGAGCCGCCGCTCTACTACGCCGTAGACACCGTCATGGCGAAAGACGCGGATTCGGGACAAAACGGCAGGCTGTCTTACTGGATATCAGGCGGTAACGAGGGAAACTTCTTCGCCATCGACTCCAGGTAAGCTGCAGGTATAAGTACCATAGCACATAGGGTAAAAAGGGAGATACTAAACAGCTCTTACTCGCGggtaataaaacattaaaaaatttGAGACTTCATAAATTCCCGTACCTCCCAGGCAAACAAGGACAATAACATTTTTATCATACACCGTTTTGCGGGAAAAATACATCccaagtgttgtgttgtttctGGGTCGTCCGTACGGTAATCAACCAATGAAATCGCGCGTAGTACGGTAATCAACCAATGAGCTCGCGCGTAGTACGGTAACCTACCAATGAGATCGCGCGCAGCACTGTAGGTGTTTAAAGAAAGGGAGTAGTTGGTTATGTAGGGCAACGGTTACATTTCGAGATGGGGCATAAAAAGAGCAGATGTGAAAACAATTGGAGAGGGTAAAGCAAATCCTAGTCTACTGCTTAAATTGACGAAAACTCAGACTTAACCAGATCAAGTCAGATCTCccaattttctaaaaaaaaattgtctaaAAGAGCAATGATCTCAGATCTCAATAGTTGAATCTCCCCATCACCTCTTACCGTAACCACACCCTTGAAAGAAATGCCATCTTTTCTCCCGAACTCGTGGCTAAAGGTTCTGTCTCTTGTTTTCAGGACGGGCGTGGTAAAGACGTCACGCATGCTTCAGCGTCAAACTCTACGTCTGTTCAACTTGACCATCTCAGTCGCCGACCAAGGTTCTCCACCAATGAAGAGTGAAAAAGACGCACTAGTACAGGTAGTGTGACACTCACGTGACACCCTTTATCATGTACACGTGCCACGCGCTAGAGCAAATGCTACGACCTTGTACACATGCCATATACTCGTACACATGTCAAGCACTCATACACTTTTAACGTTCTTTTACGTGTAGCCTGGTACATCATTATAGATCAGATCAGGCTGGCGTATATGTC from Nematostella vectensis chromosome 8, jaNemVect1.1, whole genome shotgun sequence encodes:
- the LOC5515291 gene encoding cadherin EGF LAG seven-pass G-type receptor 1 isoform X14 yields the protein MLDGSAILKCHYSRFRNGGNWNFNGVSNNVFSLEASKKSSGNIWRKLARMLRPSELINSIFVLCSLLLLTECSLINDPKSTIICQPGPVSYNMSLANGINAGVFTPIHTTTSMPQCIRESCNRRAGHVAFLIENSCFMVSCFEKKYCEPVANDGPNLLKVQLAHYTYFEAAPNYTKFPHTIYVKENNDIGQFIINLHAKTQSREAGLNAPVTFSIAEGNEESIFKLINYPRNNSASLILQRELDREVASGYNLTIKALNIHENKFRLAHIRIVVIDENDNAPTFPPSGYHTTIFTNVTEGQEIFRVNAIDVDTGDNANIRYHLLNHQQLFSIMPKTGVLVKTKERFAIDRTRNFTVIVVAINGEFKNVGTVTITVHPVNERRPTFLKRNYEVKVSEAVQVGTSVAKVFAADPDYGNLGKLRYSILTESCPFFGIDDDGVIRNVQPLTRHGGENCTLEITAQDSGIPPLETPRPATVSIVIEPVENLKFDVPVYEISIPENIILGSEILTVRAVAGSGNRRNPRKIVYSIENIDGALSFKIGKHTGRITTRTHIDYEKTKEYRLNLVARNRKEIDKALVIIRVDDLNDNKPRFVLPVYNKVISENTTVDATILRVTANDADSGENARLNYAIETGNTNDTFALDTSTGELRLHKSLRGKHYYFYNLTLTAKDQGEPAMTSDPVHVFIKVQRHDSGPTKRPTFPVPIYLATVNESTPLYTEILRVRARNERKYEGSISYFLSHISGGDKEGDVDLHFGVNSQTGAIRLNKKLDYEKTKRYVFLVGAIDVRTASPVDTVLVRILVQDVNDNRPEFYQYRYSRVFLKEPPLYYAVDTVMAKDADSGQNGRLSYWISGGNEGNFFAIDSRTGVVKTSRMLQRQTLRLFNLTISVADQGSPPMKSEKDALVQVLIFHPISLHMTLVETSETTMRLQFNLKYMDINNIKTFGVIVQEYVNHDSSIFACSQSRCIRRGLR
- the LOC5515291 gene encoding cadherin EGF LAG seven-pass G-type receptor 1 isoform X10; translation: MLDGSAILKCHYSRFRNGGNWNFNGVSNNVFSLEASKKSSGNIWRKLARMLRPSELINSIFVLCSLLLLTECSLINDPKSTIICQPGPVSYNMSLANGINAGVFTPIHTTTSMPQCIRESCNRRAGHVAFLIENSCFMVSCFEKKYCEPVANDGPNLLKVQLAHYTYFEAAPNYTKFPHTIYVKENNDIGQFIINLHAKTQSREAGLNAPVTFSIAEGNEESIFKLINYPRNNSASLILQRELDREVASGYNLTIKALNIHENKFRLAHIRIVVIDENDNAPTFPPSGYHTTIFTNVTEGQEIFRVNAIDVDTGDNANIRYHLLNHQQLFSIMPKTGVLVKTKERFAIDRTRNFTVIVVAINGEFKNVGTVTITVHPVNERRPTFLKRNYEVKVSEAVQVGTSVAKVFAADPDYGNLGKLRYSILTESCPFFGIDDDGVIRNVQPLTRHGGENCTLEITAQDSGIPPLETPRPATVSIVIEPVENLKFDVPVYEISIPENIILGSEILTVRAVAGSGNRRNPRKIVYSIENIDGALSFKIGKHTGRITTRTHIDYEKTKEYRLNLVARNRKEIDKALVIIRVDDLNDNKPRFVLPVYNKVISENTTVDATILRVTANDADSGENARLNYAIETGNTNDTFALDTSTGELRLHKSLRGKHYYFYNLTLTAKDQGEPAMTSDPVHVFIKVQRHDSGPTKRPTFPVPIYLATVNESTPLYTEILRVRARNERKYEGSISYFLSHISGGDKEGDVDLHFGVNSQTGAIRLNKKLDYEKTKRYVFLVGAIDVRTASPVDTVLVRILVQDVNDNRPEFYQYRYSRVFLKEPPLYYAVDTVMAKDADSGQNGRLSYWISGGNEGNFFAIDSRTGVVKTSRMLQRQTLRLFNLTISVADQGSPPMKSEKDALVQVLIFHPISLHMTLVETSETTMRLQFNLKYMDINNIKTFGVIVQEYVNHDSFEMYTKRPPLTWFLVHFIQKENQYMHRYVSLEVENSLEIMSKSMLEVIIGNEKNCDDKSRAKTICNGPLSAGAKYRFQLRVHLKSSGPFRDMSYKDSDFSDAFFTGISAAQETYKKESKRNYDAVVYTVGTALILVIVLAFLRGFYRLKLDRKRKLVVVNAEKGSEMSRSDEDEGSSPDSALGHSERMELLRKQFLSAFRTKTSEQSPVANGSQPCKR
- the LOC5515291 gene encoding cadherin EGF LAG seven-pass G-type receptor 1 isoform X9; amino-acid sequence: MLDGSAILKCHYSRFRNGGNWNFNGVSNNVFSLEASKKSSGNIWRKLARMLRPSELINSIFVLCSLLLLTECSLINDPKSTIICQPGPVSYNMSLANGINAGVFTPIHTTTSMPQCIRESCNRRAGHVAFLIENSCFMVSCFEKKYCEPVANDGPNLLKVQLAHYTYFEAAPNYTKFPHTIYVKENNDIGQFIINLHAKTQSREAGLNAPVTFSIAEGNEESIFKLINYPRNNSASLILQRELDREVASGYNLTIKALNIHENKFRLAHIRIVVIDENDNAPTFPPSGYHTTIFTNVTEGQEIFRVNAIDVDTGDNANIRYHLLNHQQLFSIMPKTGVLVKTKERFAIDRTRNFTVIVVAINGEFKNVGTVTITVHPVNERRPTFLKRNYEVKVSEAVQVGTSVAKVFAADPDYGNLGKLRYSILTESCPFFGIDDDGVIRNVQPLTRHGGENCTLEITAQDSGIPPLETPRPATVSIVIEPVENLKFDVPVYEISIPENIILGSEILTVRAVAGSGNRRNPRKIVYSIENIDGALSFKIGKHTGRITTRTHIDYEKTKEYRLNLVARNRKEIDKALVIIRVDDLNDNKPRFVLPVYNKVISENTTVDATILRVTANDADSGENARLNYAIETGNTNDTFALDTSTGELRLHKSLRGKHYYFYNLTLTAKDQGEPAMTSDPVHVFIKVQRHDSGPTKRPTFPVPIYLATVNESTPLYTEILRVRARNERKYEGSISYFLSHISGGDKEGDVDLHFGVNSQTGAIRLNKKLDYEKTKRYVFLVGAIDVRTASPVDTVLVRILVQDVNDNRPEFYQYRYSRVFLKEPPLYYAVDTVMAKDADSGQNGRLSYWISGGNEGNFFAIDSRTGVVKTSRMLQRQTLRLFNLTISVADQGSPPMKSEKDALVQVLIFHPISLHMTLVETSETTMRLQFNLKYMDINNIKTFGVIVQEYVNHDSFEMYTKRPPLTWFLVHFIQKENQYMHRYVSLEVENSLEIMSKSMLEVIIGNEKNCDDKSRAKTICNGPLSAGAKYRFQLRVHLKSSGPFRDMSYKDSDFSDAFFTGISAAQETYKKESKRNYDAVVYTVGTALILVIVLAFLRGFYRLKLDRKRKLVVVNAEKGSEMSRSDEDEGSSPDSALDERTKSSRERKPTLQEIRLKSYFHSVESDSCQSCEGVKVYYMQDEK